Proteins from a genomic interval of Plasmodium reichenowi strain SY57 chromosome 11, whole genome shotgun sequence:
- a CDS encoding putative membrane protein (conserved Plasmodium membrane protein, unknown function) has translation MKSMISGISSKIVESKKAKIFLLGTRLLWIITTIIYIVLFYFITNKYVSLSEDDIDEYNIKGNEEDLLKDDKIFNNYYKSYNKINAICGTFLILLCIVNIISSFYSKLNRGYMLYFKRMIGFVSLHLQLLFIAIMFLQNHENELFFCNINKYIYWFEDYDNKTDLFINSGENLCKVHNYSYIFPACFLFLSLIEFVFLYFKIEKHFRKKFLIFYIKMGTGIMYLALFYIFLKSKSFYNNILSEYNIFTLDDYSDPIKIIIFATQKQKMYYFQLLLVSTVSSAIVFCLLGYFDIYTIMKSCRFSLLVNIPISVFTMIVVFSQLLFSSYILETSAFFCAYEEFIEIHKRDQKASNKMIAPSNITETDWFCNLKSFDYIYFTNISTCLVTFGSDFIVSLYLVFSKKYAPKTS, from the coding sequence atgaaaagtATGATCTCTGGAATATCCAGCAAAATTGTTGAATCAAAGAAAGCaaaaatttttcttttagGAACGAGATTATTATGGATTATtacaacaataatatatatagtacttttttattttataactaataaatatgtatcATTAAGTGAAGATGATATTGATGAATATAACATTAAAGGGAATGAAGAAGACCTTTTAAAAGATGATAAgatttttaataattattataaatcctataataaaataaatgcAATTTGTGGAACGTTTctcatattattatgtatagttaatataataagtaGCTTTTATTCCAAATTAAATAGAGgatatatgttatattttaaaaggATGATTGGTTTTGTAAGTTTACAtttacaattattatttattgctattatgtttttacaaaatcatgaaaatgaattatttttttgtaatattaataaatatatatattggtTTGAGgattatgataataaaacaGATCTCTTTATAAATTCTGGAGAAAATTTATGTAAAGTACATAATTACTCATATATCTTTCCAGCTTgctttttatttctttcattaattgaatttgtatttttatattttaaaatagaAAAACATTTCCGTAAAAagtttttaatattttatattaaaatggGTACTGGAATTATGTATTTAGctcttttttatattttcctaaaaagtaaaagtttttataacaatatCTTGTCAGAATACAATATTTTCACTTTAGATGATTATAGTGACCctattaaaataattatatttgctacacaaaaacaaaagatgtattattttcaaCTATTATTAGTTAGTACTGTTTCATCTGCTATTgtattttgtttattaggatattttgatatatacACAATTATGAAATCTTGTCGATTTTCTCTTTTAGTTAATATACCTATAAGTGTATTTACCATGATTGTAGTTTTTAGCCAATTGCTTTTTTCAAGTTATATACTTGAAACAAGTGCTTTTTTTTGTGCTTACGAAGAATTTATTGAAATTCATAAACGTGATCAAAAAGCCTCAAACAAAATGATTGCACCGTCAAACATTACAGAAACGGATTGGTTCTGTAATTTAAAATCTTTCgattatatttattttacaaatatatcTACCTGTCTAGTAACATTTGGTTCTGATTTCATAGTATCCCTGTATTTAGTTTTTTCAAAGAAATATGCCCCCAAAACTTCTTAA
- a CDS encoding hypothetical protein (conserved Plasmodium protein, unknown function), producing the protein MKFFSVLFLIQFIIYIFFFKTVVKSLNLKIDLDDKRYTVLYDEKKVKFADLDLLKIMFHPNHVRHCSNSIINYMMKLSSGTSPYIMFVVKNVNITFEKPLEYNDDYKIFGAITNYGNTSIKLTVFGIGSEKKNKSYTSAIDFFNVKKLLLDSYTSNNNYEVNENNEAIHNLLKNYNEEKSEPIKLTQQYAKELAEGKTCKIYFKAQYTLVKISKVGSKASVTEDFKNEYPAIDEEKLKDLINSFC; encoded by the coding sequence atgaaatttttttctgttttATTCCTAATAcaatttataatatatatatttttttttaaaactgTAGTTAAATCACTAAATCTAAAGATTGATTTAGATGATAAAAGGTATACAGTATTATATGATGAAAAGAAAGTAAAATTTGCAGATCTTgatcttttaaaaattatgttcCATCCGAATCATGTGAGACATTGTAGTAATtctattattaattatatgatgAAATTATCATCAGGAACTTCACCATATATTATGTTTGTAgtaaaaaatgttaatattaCATTTGAGAAACCATTAgaatataatgatgattataaaatttttggTGCTATAACTAATTATGGTAATACATCAATAAAATTAACCGTATTTGGTATAGGatcagaaaaaaaaaacaaatcCTATACTAGTGCAATCGATTTCTTTaatgttaaaaaattattattagataGCTATAcatctaataataattatgaagtgaatgaaaataatgaagCCATTCAtaatcttttaaaaaattataatgaagaGAAATCAGAACCAATCAAATTAACTCAACAATATGCTAAAGAATTAGCTGAAGGAAAAAcatgtaaaatatatttcaagGCGCAATATACCTTAGTTAAAATAAGTAAAGTCGGATCAAAAGCATCTGTAACAGAggattttaaaaatgaatacCCAGCAATCgatgaagaaaaattaaaagatttaattaattcattttgctaa
- a CDS encoding hypothetical protein (conserved Plasmodium protein, unknown function), with amino-acid sequence MIFKRFFHKYPGGSKIKCYIEKRKKKKLNISLFHQPLYSKNSKNFIDWRYSTPKSGYEYMYIYGENTIEITNLPNNKTNEYIQERLRKSLNKYGRLKIIRCLSHRNDPYINNNICYATFYNKKDMYKCIRNINIRLPLSLQYKILKFRSLLSNKSNDYNYFFKQDHYNYSAINIALNLFKYLEYNNCSMNIKDIYKHVFEYSFYPHKIITAGISIYKIFKNWTNFIYFFDNLFLIVKKDDDIFITAKILNDQNLSIYLNNKLIELKKKTEQNNSVYWREHSLQLPEEIENRINNDRPKKLKEELQLLSKTKDFYKIHDERHLFKLKLNKERKEKKKMLKKNTQQQKEKEKEKEKQLKKEKY; translated from the exons atgatttttaaaagattCTTCCATAAGTACCCTGGAGgaagtaaaataaaatgttatatagaaaaacgaaaaaaaaagaaattaaatataagtTTATTCCATCAACCCCTATATTCTAAGAATTCGAAAAATTTTATTGATTGGAGATATAGCACTCCTAAATCAGg ATATgaatatatgtacatatatgGAGAGAACACCATTGAAATAACGAATTTACCAAATAACAAAACTAATGAATATATTCAAGAACGTCTAAGAAAAagtttaaataaatatggaagattaaaaattataagatGCTTAAGTCATAGGAATGAtccatatataaataataatatttgttatgctaccttttataataaaaaagatatgtataaatgtatacgtaatattaatataagaCTTCCCTTATCTTTACagtataaaatattaaaatttagAAGTTTACTTTCGAATAAAAGtaatgattataattatttttttaaacaagACCATTATAATTACAGTGCTATAAATATAGCTTTGAATTTGTTTAAATATttagaatataataattgtaGTATGAATATAAAGGATATCTACAAACATGTATTTGAGTATTCTTTTTACCCtcataaaattattactGCAGGAATATcaatttataaaatatttaaaaactggacaaattttatatatttttttgataacttatttcttattgtaaaaaaagatgatgatatttttattacagCCAAAATTCTTAATGATCAAAATTtatctatttatttaaacAACAAGTTAAttgaattaaaaaaaaaaacggAACAGAATAATTCTGTATACTGGAGGGAGCACTCTTTACAACTACCCGA AGAAATAGAAAATAGAATAAATAACGATCGTCCAAAAAAGTTAAAAGAGGAACTTCAACTATTGTCTAAGACAAAAGATTTTTACAA GATTCATGACGAACGACATTTATTTAAACTGAAATTGAACAAGGAAcgaaaggaaaaaaaaaa gatgttaaaaaaaaatacgCAACAAcaaaaggaaaaagaaaaagaaaaagaaaaacagcttaaaaaggaaaagtattga
- a CDS encoding hypothetical protein (conserved Plasmodium protein, unknown function) → MNDRDKLHKKKEKYANLNDDVEYEEIEKKMKRRKVEKKFTNTNTNTMEYKLNIQNNIFLKHMKENKEKYEKIDNVEKIYRKLKADIISLNVSYVQMEHYDSFFYYEKNKIDFILPELDNIINSSNIDTLKELCDISFYPIYNPTLSKRIIEWLTKDRNNNDKKEYTESVNMSYLFSLNILLSYLIYKNDDNSNYSCMIYLNMLHWMHNDKKILKFRLFILKGILKRFLFCCSYFNDKEILKLKKIENDSVIDEEKLDVLKNIFLTLHNSVEYIDISNLLNINDKNCIFELIKFFIELIKKPLIYSLHILCVNYLIKIVKSCYDFRFTYNINVELYDIGPEVNIFVKIINLILAKILSVIKDTKNDENMFCLEQINNINNLITLFFINVLNNCVRIIIPQVLINDKLKKQYLLNNENKYNREGNTNNDDKIFEDEVVLNACNPIFSFIEIFIINHSDKYEKNVFIELIKILIKECRKIEKRYNIMKMISDEYILFIKDGDSKRKHDKSIDTNYIKNRKVSRKRFDSNASFKLSDEYSSSIYSETEDEDKNEDDVHKNGIRNITNNQNGINVNDDDDSNKRNNEINEETNQITMKESTKINKDDTISSQMAEQIKSNESSEAIDDPNEINKQPKKKVYRNNFINKLNYKRKGTFHVDNKRYYITYESVMVRYLNLLLKYMNCERYHIRNTMLDLFLSLIKKKRTNKNESIFQSLFKLFLERLEDPNVIVKAKALSILVTLTNKKYYDNSLIYKFIFNKMNEKINMYKIISSNIYSNRSNIRKLIIQYIEAIFETLIHKKLNYKIFFFFVCNYLCTLSLDAMSSVRRQVLLTVNNLFINASHDFHITKIWIAIIFSAITDIEETIKDECVSIFLNTFIKPALSSSLLNINENKIKQVLKKYNITYFRINQEFVEKIGMKYLNENPRKYECNDVPNKVPIISLSDDTKNNKFKNVNNIDYNNEEGKIYEYNNYSNINMDKIMEEKKNKNLKKPSDEEYDRNNDGILYLIHLCNIYFENDLNNTFICILKYMTKYDLLHFNIIISYLKKKKNNTLEEFINFLNSFLYNMRYFSIKVLNTFLLDFIIQLSKEYEKKIKFENVLFLLNRCYEIYLMNIENMNNMNSGMNMELYNNKYKTNHIEKKDNNDHFDDNISNVVLNDNIEEKENKVLIDYILSNEDLIYEKEICSNGILKNILLKLFTILYNLLDTTEEELDESFLVKMENTIYHFNCPICFIYIILNIIRKKKKNINEFIEKLKNKIVYFFEHIESIELNNIFCNILITFIFLINDFKKGDTFLNMVCIKLKRIHENIDNNTEMKTTSNNNISDNNNNNNNNNIICGSSNSSCNNNIMIKNCIYLTQSILVIDKSVSIRNDLFLNFEKDLKNVNTCMNILNNLIILLYYMIINFGSSCNKFVFVLLRFFKHDNSFLRYLSFYVLSKLLSEDYIKYNNQFFFGVLYLLADKNEIIRKQSLSVFKHILMMYSNKTNIINYIIECIFVLNNFYNFKLSKHLIHIGNIFHIHNKIDRYKIYSYLLENLSNSEKFSLQQKLINEYLIQYVYNYDNYYFEEDDDIRNENTKIKKKTILPLNDEDNEGSVLLDVLNILSCKLMKIKIKKDFASKLEEKNKNIRIKNVENSVKVLNDLMKNILKKNTLPILLSLRTIMFKTKSFFFKYINNLIIYLCIDYKDSIEELINETHIRNEIIIDFQNFIYVDSILLHAEQYNHLFFDKNKNININFLQHSENIFDTQINHHQNKVKKNKKNIKYYHTMDNNHNNNNDKKNNNNYSYYTSSDEYQQVEKVLHGISSDSDEYAQKKKNKNKKMKK, encoded by the exons ATGAACGATAGAGATAAATTACATAAGAAAAAAGAGAAGTATGCCAATTTAAATGACGATGTAGAATATGAGGAGatcgaaaaaaaaatgaaaaggaGGAAGGTAGAAAAGAAGTTTACAAACACAAACACAAACACCATggaatataaattaaatattcagaataatatatttttaaaacatatgAAAGAGaacaaagaaaaatatgaaaaaatcgataatgtagaaaaaatatatagaaagTTAAAAGCTGATATTATTTCGTTAAATGTATCATATGTTCAAATGGAACATTAtgattcttttttttattatgaaaaaaataaaattgatTTTATACTTCCTGAATtagataatattattaattcatCAAATATTGATAcattaaaagaattatgTGATATATCGTTTTATCCTATTTATAATCCAACa CTCAGCAAACGAATAATAGAATGGTTGACAAAAgatagaaataataatgataagaAGGAATATACTGAAAGTGTTAATATGtcttatttatttagtTTGAACATCCTCTTATCATacttaatatataagaatgATGATAATTCAAATTATAGCTGCATGATATACCTTAATATGCTACAC TGGATGCACAACGACAAGAAAATTTTGAAATTTCGTCTGTTCATACTCAAAGGAATACTCAAGAGATTCTTATTTTGTTGTTCTTATTTTAATGATAAAGAAATTTTaaagttaaaaaaaattgaaaatgATAGTGTGATAGAtg aGGAAAAACTTGAcgttttaaaaaatatatttcttacTTTGCATAACAGCGTGgaatatatagatataagTAATTTGCTAAACATAAATGATAAGAATTGTATATTtgaattaattaaattttttatcgAGTTAATTAAAAAGcctttaatatattctttacACATACTATGTGTAAACtatttaataaagataGTGAAGAGTTGTTATGACTTTCGTTTTAcgtataatataaatgtagAATTATACGACATAGGCCCAGAagtaaatatttttgtaaaaattataaatttaatattagCGAAAATATTGTCTGTTATAAAAGATACGAAgaatgatgaaaatatgtTTTGTTTAGAACagataaataatataaataatttaattactttattctttattaacGTTTTAAATAATTGTGTTCGTATTATTATACCACAAGTTCTAATTAATGATAAACTAAAGaaacaatatttattaaataatgaaaataaatataataggGAAGGAAATACAAACAACGATGACAAAATATTTGAAGATGAAGTTGTTTTGAATGcat GCAATCctatattttcttttattgaaatatttataataaatcaCAGCGATAAATAcgaaaaaaatgtatttatcGAACtaatcaaaatattaataaaagaatgccgaaaaattgaaaagagatataatattatgaaaatgatttctgatgaatatattttattcataaaGGATGGTGATAGTAAAAGGAAACATGACAAATCTATAGatacaaattatataaaaaatcGAAAAGTAAGTAGAAAGAGGTTTGATTCTAATGCTTCTTTTAAGTTGTCAGATGAGTATAGTTCATCTATATATTCGGAGACGGAAGATGAGGATAAGAACGAGGACGATGTACATAAAAATGgaataagaaatataacTAATAATCAAAATGGAATCAATGTAAATGATGACGATGATAgtaataaaagaaataatgaaattaaCGAGGAAACAAATCAAATAACTATGAAAGAGAGtacaaaaattaataagGATGATACAATATCATCACAAATGGCGgaacaaataaaatcaAACGAGTCATCAGAAGCAATAGATGATCctaatgaaataaataaacaaccaaagaaaaaagtgtatagaaataatttcattaataaattgaattataaaagaaaaggaaCATTTCATGTtgataataaaagatattatattacatatgAAAGTGTAATGGTTAGATATTTGAATttgttattaaaatatatgaattgTGAAAGATATCATATAAGAAATACTATGcttgatttatttttatctttaataaaaaagaaaagaacaaataaaaatgaatcTATATTTCAAAGTTTATTTAAACTCTTTTTGGAACGTTTAGAAGACCCGAATGTAATTGTAAAGGCAAAGGCGTTATCTATCTTAGTTACCTTAACgaataagaaatattatgataattctttaatatataaatttatatttaataaaatgaatgaaaaaataaatatgtataaaattatatcatCCAACATTTATAGTAATCGTAGTAATATACGAAAACTaattatacaatatatagAAGCCATTTTTGAAACattaatacataaaaaattaaattataaaatattttttttttttgtatgtAATTATTTGTGTACATTATCATTAGATGCTATGTCTTCTGTACGTAGACAAGTATTATTAACtgttaataatttatttattaatgcAAGTCATGATTTTCATATTACTAAAATATGGATAGCAATAATTTTTTCCGCAATTACTGATATCGAAGAAACTATAAAAGATGAATGTgtatctatatttttaaatacgTTTATTAAACCTGCTTTGTCAAGTTCactattaaatataaatgagAACAAAATTAAACAAGTATTGaaaaagtataatataacTTATTTTAGAATTAATCAGGAATTCGTTGAAAAAATTGgtatgaaatatttaaatgagAATCcaagaaaatatgaatgTAATGATGTGCCAAATAAGGTGCCTATTATTTCATTAAGTGAtgatacaaaaaataataaatttaaaaatgtgaataatattgactataataatgaagaaggaaagatatatgaatataataattatagtaatataaatatggaTAAGATAAtggaagaaaaaaaaaataagaatttGAAAAAACCAAGTGATGAAGAATATGATAGGAACAATGAtggtatattatatttaattcatttatgtaatatatattttgagaatgatttaaataatacttttatttgtatattaaaatatatgactaaatatgatttattacattttaaCATAATCatatcatatttaaaaaaaaagaagaataatacattagaagaatttataaattttttaaattcttttttatataatatgagatatttttcaataaaggtattaaatacatttttattagaTTTTATAATACAGTTATCTAAAGAatatgagaaaaaaataaaatttgaGAATGTGTTATTTCTCTTAAATAGATGTTAcgaaatatatttgatgaatatagaaaatatgaataatatgaatagtGGAATGAATATggaattatataataacaaatataaaacgaatcatatagaaaaaaaggataataaTGATCATTTTGATGATAACATATCAAACGTAgtattaaatgataatatagaagaaaaagaaaataaagttttgattgattatatattaagtaatgaagatttaatatatgaaaaagaaatatgtAGTAATggaatattaaaaaatattttattaaaattatttactattctttataatttGTTAGATACTACAGAAGAAGAATTAGATGAATCTTTTTTGGTTAAGATGGAAAATACAATTTACCATTTTAATTGTCctatatgttttatatatataatattgaatattataagaaagaaaaaaaaaaatataaatgaatttatagaaaagttaaaaaataaaatagtatatttttttgaacaTATCGAATCTATTGaattgaataatatattttgtaatatattaataacgTTTATATTCTTGATAAATGATTTTAAAAAGGGTGATACCTTTTTGAATATGGTGTGTATAAAATTGAAGAGGATTCATgaaaatattgataataatacGGAAATGAAAACAAcaagtaataataatattagtgataataataataataataataataataatattatttgtggtagtagtaatagtagttgtaataataatatcatgATTAAGaattgtatttatttaacaCAAAGCATTTTGGTTATTGATAAAAGTGTTAGTATACGtaatgatttatttttaaattttgaAAAAGATTTAAAGAATGTAAATACATGTATGAATATCcttaataatttaattatccttttatattatatgataataaattttgGTAGTTCATGCAACaaatttgtttttgttcttttacgtttttttaaacatgATAATTCTTTCCTTAgatatttatcattttatgtattatctaaattattatcagaagattatataaaatataataatcaatTTTTCTTTGgtgttttatatttattagcagataaaaatgaaataatacGTAAACAATCTTTATCTGTATTTAAACACATTTTAATGATGTATTCTAATAAAAcgaatataataaattatataatagaatgtatatttgttttaaacaatttttataactTCAAATTAAGTAAAcatttaatacatataggaaatatatttcatatacataataaaattgacagatataaaatttattcatatttattagaAAATTTAAGTAATAGTGaaaaattttctttacaacaaaaattaataaatgaatatttaatacaatatgtatataattatgataattattatttcgaagaagatgatgatataagaaatgaaaatacgaaaataaaaaaaaaaacaatattaccattaaatgatgaagataatGAAGGTTCAGTATTATTAGatgtattaaatattttatcttgtaaattaatgaaaattaaaattaaaaaagattTCGCTTCTAAattagaagaaaaaaataaaaatatcagaataaaaaatgtagaaAATAGTGTAAAAGTATTAAATgatttaatgaaaaatattttaaaaaaaaatacattaccaatcttattatcattaaGAACAATTATGTTTAAAACCaaatcttttttttttaaatatattaataatttaattatatatttatgtatagATTATAAAGATTCAATAGAGgaattaataaatgaaaCACATATTAGaaatgaaataattatagattttcaaaattttatatatgtagattccatattattacatGCTGAACAGTATAATCATCTATTctttgataaaaataaaaatatcaatATCAATTTTCTACAACATTcggaaaatatatttgacACACAAATAAATCATCACCAAAATAAAgttaaaaagaataaaaaaaatataaaatattatcacACAATGgataataatcataataataacaatgataaaaaaaataataataattattcttattacACTTCTAGTGATGAATATCAGCAAGTTGAAAAAGTCTTACATGGAATATCATCTGACAGCGACGAATATGcccaaaaaaaaaaaaataaaaataaaaaaatgaaaaaataa
- a CDS encoding hypothetical protein (conserved Plasmodium protein, unknown function): MVQNIKVKVKKTKITERKNKSQKAKKNKEKIVVKSLRKKSKLVKINKIEEMAKRLCASTNNNLKFLNNEGKKKE; the protein is encoded by the exons ATGGTACAAAATATCAAGGTAAAAGTGAAGAAAACTAAAATAACGGAAAGGAAAAATAAGTCCCAAAAGGCAAAAAAgaataaggaaaaaatagTTGTGAAAAGTTTAAGAAAg AAGAGCAAATTAGTGAAAATTAACAAAATTGAAGAGATGGCAAAACGATTATGTGCTTCTACCAATAATAATCTGAAATTTTTGAATAAcgaaggaaaaaaaaaagaataa
- a CDS encoding hypothetical protein (conserved Plasmodium protein, unknown function): protein MYGGNFNIPEFILKHEKNEKERLKIKRNKYLKRNIYKDNYSFIYFIFLHNINEHVEITTNHFDLLKGQLEELKKNTNNDIKGIILKNVIKRNNNNYSYFSKLYIPITNIYTCMPDNICSSEKNRNPESKPFCDLIVSGYKNQMMNKIYEKFKKLGNQYV, encoded by the coding sequence atgtatggAGGAAATTTCAACATACCtgaatttatattaaagcatgaaaaaaatgaaaaagaaagattaaaaattaaaagaaacaaataccttaaaaggaatatatataaagataattatagtttcatttatttcatttttctacataatataaatgaacatGTTGAAATAACTACAAATCATTTTGATTTACTAAAAGGTCAACttgaagaattaaaaaaaaatacaaacaACGATATAAAAGGAatcattttaaaaaatgtaataaaaagaaataacaataattattcttatttttcCAAATTGTATATTCctataacaaatatatatacatgtatgccggataatatttgttcaagcgaaaaaaatagaaacCCAGAAAGCAAGCCCTTTTGTGATCTTATTGTAAGTGGCTATAAAAATCAGATGatgaataaaatttatgaaaagtttaaaaaattaggaaaccaatatgtataa
- a CDS encoding 3-oxo-5-alpha-steroid 4-dehydrogenase, putative, with translation MKVILKKRNGKYIDCFDLSPSTTVDQFKEIYYKKYHYYPERQKWNLDSAAGKTLVSGTLNENGIKDSDILIFKDLGVQISWRLVYVIEYLGPIIIFPFFYFCDKYVYSHTNKNKHIIQIFSLWFLLFHFIKREFESLFIHRFSNATMPIIRVPINCGHYWILCGVSIGYYLFHPLYKPYDIESKPYWVYGLFFVLLILEFLNLKCHLILRNLRPRGTKNRGIPHGYGFNHISCANYFYESLIWIIFSLITNTLTGYVFSFVATTQMTIWALKKHKNYKREFPNYPRNRKAIFPYIL, from the exons atgaaagtaatattaaaaaagagaaatggaaaatatatagacTGTTTTGATTTGAGTCCTTCAACAACTGTTGATCAATTTAAAGAAatttattacaaaaaat aTCATTATTATCCAGAAAGGCAAAAATGGAATTTAGATTCAG CCGCTGGAAAAACATTAGTAAGTGGGacattaaatgaaaatggAATAAAAGACAgtgatatattaatatttaaagatCTAG GGGTACAAATATCGTGGCGATTAGTTTATGTTATAGAATATTTGGGAccaattattattttcccctttttttatttttgtgaTAAATATGTGTATTCACACACAAATAAGAATAAGcatattatacaaat ATTTTCCCTATggtttttattatttcattttataaaaagagaGTTTGAATCTTTGTTTATTCATCGATTTAGTAATGCTACCATGCCCATAATTAGGGTTCCCATAAATTGTGGTCATTATTG GATATTATGTGGTGTTAGCATTGGGTACTATTTATTTCATCCATTATATAAGCCGTATGATATTGAATCCAAACCATATTGGGTTTACggtcttttttttgtgttatta ATTTTAGAATTCCTCAATTTAAAATGCCACTTGATATTAAGAAATTTAAGACCACGAG GTACCAAAAATAGAGGGATACCTCATGGTTATGGCTTTAATCATATATCATGTGCCAactatttttatgaatCATTAATATggattatattttcattaattaCAAATACATTGACAG GTTATGTTTTTAGCTTTGTTGCTACTACACAAATGACCATATGGGCTCTTAAGAAAcacaaaaattataaaaggGAATTTCCTAACTACCCAAG GAATAGGAAGGCAATATTTCCATATATCTTATGA